Proteins encoded within one genomic window of Flavobacterium sp. NG2:
- a CDS encoding endonuclease III, translating into MTKQERVTFVINTLKELYPTIPIPLDHKDPYTLLIAVLLSAQCTDVRVNQITPLLFAKADNPYDMVKMSVEEIKEIIRPCGLSPMKSKGIHGLSQILIEKHNGEVPQSFEALEELPAVGHKTASVVMSQAFGVPAFPVDTHIHRLMYRWNLTNGKNVQQTEKDAKRIFPEEIWNDLHLQIIWYGREYSPARGWDLEKDIITRTIGRKTVIDDYYKK; encoded by the coding sequence ATGACGAAGCAAGAGCGTGTAACATTTGTTATAAATACGTTAAAAGAATTATATCCCACGATTCCGATTCCACTTGACCATAAAGACCCTTATACCTTACTGATTGCGGTTTTATTATCAGCGCAGTGTACTGATGTACGTGTCAATCAGATTACCCCTTTGCTGTTTGCGAAGGCTGACAATCCGTATGATATGGTTAAAATGTCGGTAGAGGAAATCAAGGAAATCATTCGTCCTTGCGGACTTTCGCCAATGAAATCGAAGGGAATTCATGGTTTATCACAGATTTTAATTGAAAAACATAACGGTGAGGTTCCTCAGAGTTTTGAAGCACTTGAAGAACTACCTGCTGTAGGGCATAAAACGGCGAGTGTGGTGATGTCACAGGCTTTTGGGGTTCCTGCTTTTCCTGTTGACACGCATATTCATCGCTTGATGTATCGTTGGAATTTGACTAACGGCAAGAATGTACAACAAACGGAAAAAGATGCTAAACGTATTTTTCCTGAAGAAATTTGGAACGATTTACATCTTCAAATTATTTGGTACGGACGAGAATATTCACCTGCTCGAGGATGGGATTTGGAGAAAGATATTATCACGAGAACCATTGGCCGAAAAACAGTAATTGATGACTATTATAAAAAATAA
- a CDS encoding RNA polymerase sigma factor, producing MAIVELSDAVLVKDYVAGNEKALEVLIKRHQSRIYGFIYSKISDTDISNDIFQDTFIKVIKTLKSNSYNEEGKFLPWVMRIAHNLIIDHFRKNKKMPLFRETEEFSIFSIMSDEELNIENKIILEQVETDVRKLLEELPADQKEVLVMRMYQDMSFKEISEITGVSINTSLGRMRYALMNLRKVIDKHQVILTN from the coding sequence ATGGCTATTGTAGAACTCTCAGATGCTGTGCTCGTAAAAGATTATGTAGCAGGGAACGAAAAAGCCTTGGAAGTATTAATCAAAAGACACCAATCACGTATTTACGGATTTATCTATTCAAAAATTTCTGATACAGATATTTCAAATGATATTTTTCAAGACACTTTTATCAAGGTAATTAAAACGTTAAAATCCAATTCATATAATGAAGAAGGGAAATTTCTCCCATGGGTAATGCGTATAGCGCACAATCTAATCATAGATCATTTTCGCAAAAACAAAAAAATGCCCCTATTTCGCGAAACTGAGGAATTCTCTATTTTTTCGATTATGAGTGATGAGGAACTGAATATCGAGAATAAAATAATTCTAGAACAAGTAGAAACTGATGTTCGAAAATTATTAGAAGAACTTCCAGCTGACCAAAAAGAAGTGCTCGTAATGCGCATGTATCAAGACATGAGTTTTAAAGAGATTTCTGAAATTACAGGTGTGAGTATCAATACCTCCTTAGGTAGAATGCGCTACGCCTTAATGAATTTGAGAAAGGTAATTGATAAGCATCAAGTTATTTTAACTAATTAA
- a CDS encoding MBL fold metallo-hydrolase, with product MKVYFLGTGTSQGIPIIGSDHPVCLSKDSKDKRLRVSILIQWEDYSFVVDCGPDFRQQMLASNCKKVDAILFTHEHADHTAGLDDIRPFNFRQGEMPVYAHTRVIDNLKMRFDYVFETVNKYPGAPSVKVHEVVNNTSFKIGNKEIVPVNVMHGDLQVFGYRIDDFAYLTDVKTIEVEEIAKLKNLKVLVVNALREEPHFSHFNLQEALDFIALVKPERAYLTHISHIMGFHEEVQKKLPDNVFLAYDNLEITL from the coding sequence TTGAAAGTATATTTTTTAGGGACAGGTACCTCTCAAGGAATTCCAATTATTGGTAGCGATCATCCTGTTTGTTTGAGCAAGGATAGTAAGGACAAAAGGTTGCGAGTTTCTATTTTAATTCAATGGGAAGACTATTCATTTGTAGTGGATTGTGGTCCTGATTTTAGACAGCAAATGTTAGCTTCTAATTGTAAAAAAGTAGATGCTATTCTCTTTACGCACGAACATGCAGATCATACGGCTGGATTGGATGATATTCGTCCTTTTAATTTTAGACAGGGAGAAATGCCCGTTTATGCTCATACAAGGGTTATTGATAATCTGAAAATGCGTTTTGATTACGTTTTTGAAACAGTCAATAAATATCCAGGTGCTCCATCAGTTAAGGTGCATGAAGTTGTTAATAATACCAGTTTTAAAATAGGTAATAAAGAAATTGTTCCTGTAAATGTGATGCATGGTGATTTGCAGGTTTTTGGGTATCGAATAGATGATTTTGCCTATTTAACGGATGTAAAAACGATTGAAGTCGAAGAAATCGCAAAACTAAAAAACCTAAAAGTTCTGGTTGTTAATGCGTTGCGTGAAGAACCTCATTTTTCACATTTTAACTTACAAGAAGCATTGGATTTTATCGCTTTGGTTAAACCAGAAAGAGCTTATTTGACTCATATTAGTCATATTATGGGTTTTCATGAAGAAGTTCAAAAAAAATTACCTGATAACGTTTTCCTTGCTTACGATAATTTAGAAATCACTTTATAA
- the bglX gene encoding beta-glucosidase BglX translates to MRIIKKVSFVVTTIVLFSCSNKIIQPKVSFSKENQLEKRVDSLLKLMTLDEKIGQLNQYNGFWEITGPTPKEGQAAKKYEDLKKGLVGSMLNVKGVKDIKALQKIAVEETRLGIPLLFGFDVIHGYKTISPIPLAEAASWDLAEIKKSAAIAAEEAASVGLNWTFAPMVDIARDARWGRVMEGSGEDPYLGSQIAVARIQGFQGEDLKAKNTILACAKHFAGYAFAESGRDYNTVDIGESTLQNIVFPPFKASVDAGVRTFMNSFNELNGIPATGNKYLQRQILKGDWKFDGFVVSDWGSINEMIAHGYARDNKQAAEIAINAGSDMDMESSAYVAHLAELVKEGKVKESLIDDAARRVLKVKFELGLFDNPYLYCDENYEKETVGKKAFHDGVLEMAKKSIVLLKNEKELLPLKKSGQKIVLIGALANDKTSPLGSWRIAADDETAVSVLEGMQNYKGNQLSYVKGANVAEGRTQFVWETKINNTDKSGFPAAIAAAKTADVVVMVLGEHGLQSGEGRSRTDIGLPGVQQELLEEVYKVNTNIVLVLNNGRPLAIPWADENIPSIVEAWQLGTQSGNAIAQVLYGDYNPSGKLPMTFPRNVGQVPIYYNYKNTGRPVMNEPESVFWSHYIDEKNTPLYPFGYGLSYTQFEYSNLELNQKSFSGEGSIEVTVTVKNTGKYAGKEVVQLYLRDVFASVTRPVKELKGFEMIELQPNETKKVRFTINKKTIEFYTANSKWEAEEGEFKLFVGGNSVKTLEADFQYLKN, encoded by the coding sequence ATGAGAATAATAAAAAAGGTTTCATTTGTCGTCACTACCATTGTTCTATTCAGTTGTAGCAATAAAATAATCCAGCCAAAAGTTTCTTTTTCAAAAGAGAATCAATTAGAGAAAAGAGTAGATTCTCTTTTGAAATTGATGACTTTGGATGAAAAAATAGGGCAACTCAATCAATATAACGGTTTTTGGGAAATCACTGGGCCGACACCCAAAGAGGGGCAAGCAGCCAAAAAATACGAAGACCTGAAAAAAGGTTTAGTAGGTTCGATGCTGAATGTAAAAGGAGTTAAAGATATTAAGGCATTACAGAAAATTGCAGTAGAGGAAACCCGTTTGGGAATCCCACTTCTTTTTGGATTTGATGTTATTCATGGTTATAAAACCATCAGTCCAATTCCGCTAGCCGAAGCAGCAAGTTGGGATTTAGCTGAAATCAAAAAATCAGCGGCTATTGCTGCCGAAGAAGCGGCTTCAGTAGGGCTCAACTGGACTTTTGCTCCTATGGTGGATATTGCTCGTGATGCTCGCTGGGGTCGAGTAATGGAAGGTTCGGGTGAAGATCCGTATCTTGGGAGTCAAATTGCTGTTGCTCGTATACAAGGTTTTCAAGGAGAGGATTTAAAAGCAAAGAACACTATTTTGGCTTGCGCCAAACATTTTGCAGGTTATGCTTTTGCCGAATCGGGTAGAGATTACAATACCGTAGATATAGGGGAGTCTACCTTGCAAAATATCGTTTTTCCTCCATTTAAAGCTTCGGTTGATGCGGGAGTAAGAACGTTTATGAATTCATTTAATGAGTTAAATGGAATACCAGCTACGGGAAACAAATATTTACAACGACAAATCTTGAAAGGGGATTGGAAATTTGATGGTTTTGTAGTTTCAGATTGGGGATCTATCAACGAAATGATTGCTCACGGTTATGCTAGGGATAATAAACAGGCTGCTGAGATTGCTATCAATGCAGGTTCAGATATGGATATGGAATCCAGTGCTTATGTGGCACATTTAGCCGAATTGGTAAAAGAAGGAAAAGTAAAAGAAAGCCTAATTGATGATGCTGCAAGACGAGTTTTAAAAGTGAAATTCGAATTAGGATTGTTTGATAATCCGTATTTGTATTGTGATGAAAATTATGAGAAAGAAACAGTTGGCAAAAAAGCTTTTCATGACGGTGTTTTGGAAATGGCAAAAAAATCAATTGTTCTTTTAAAGAATGAAAAAGAGTTGTTGCCACTTAAAAAATCAGGTCAAAAAATAGTCTTGATTGGAGCCTTGGCCAATGATAAAACAAGTCCATTAGGAAGTTGGCGTATAGCCGCCGATGATGAAACGGCTGTTTCAGTTCTTGAAGGAATGCAAAACTACAAAGGCAATCAATTGTCTTACGTTAAAGGGGCTAATGTTGCCGAAGGTAGAACGCAATTTGTTTGGGAAACAAAGATAAATAATACAGATAAAAGTGGCTTTCCTGCCGCAATTGCAGCTGCTAAAACGGCTGATGTAGTGGTAATGGTTTTGGGAGAACACGGTTTGCAATCAGGAGAGGGACGAAGTAGAACTGATATTGGCTTGCCGGGAGTACAACAAGAGTTATTAGAGGAAGTGTATAAAGTGAATACTAATATTGTATTGGTTTTAAATAACGGAAGACCATTGGCTATTCCGTGGGCTGATGAAAATATTCCTTCTATTGTCGAAGCTTGGCAATTAGGTACTCAAAGCGGAAATGCGATAGCACAGGTTTTGTATGGTGATTATAATCCAAGTGGTAAGTTACCCATGACTTTTCCTCGAAATGTAGGTCAAGTACCTATTTACTACAATTACAAGAACACAGGACGCCCAGTGATGAATGAACCTGAAAGCGTTTTTTGGTCACATTATATCGACGAAAAAAATACGCCTCTGTATCCTTTTGGTTATGGATTGAGTTATACTCAGTTTGAGTACTCAAATTTAGAATTAAATCAAAAATCTTTTTCTGGAGAGGGTAGTATAGAAGTGACTGTAACTGTGAAAAATACAGGGAAATATGCGGGTAAAGAGGTGGTTCAGTTGTATCTAAGAGATGTTTTTGCTTCTGTAACTCGTCCTGTAAAAGAATTGAAAGGATTTGAAATGATTGAATTACAACCTAACGAAACAAAAAAAGTTCGTTTTACCATCAACAAAAAAACAATTGAGTTCTATACAGCAAATTCGAAATGGGAAGCTGAAGAAGGCGAATTTAAACTGTTTGTTGGAGGGAATTCTGTAAAAACGCTGGAAGCTGATTTTCAATATTTAAAAAATTAA
- a CDS encoding TonB-dependent receptor has protein sequence MKKQITRYLRKSSYFVFFLTLMSVQEFYAQQISGQVTDETNQGVPGVNVLKQGSVSGISTDIDGKFSIAAKEGDVLMFSFIGYNPQNIKVGKNKVINVKLVPNVASLEEVVVIGYGTARKKDLTGAVSQISAKSFEDQPLSRVEDALQGRASGVTVSKSSGAPGAGVKIRIRGVNSITGNNDPLVVIDGIIGGDLRSINPNDIASMDILKDASSTAIYGSRGSNGVIMITTKRGSGKAKIDVDYFTTISEVPRFLDQLNAADFATIENARRVRVGGSPIFTDADINELKIKGGTNYQDEIYKVGITKTLQLSASGSEGKIRYYLSGNYVDQEGIVINTGYKRGSLRANVSTDVTDKLKVTLNLFGSKENTKNDLNGFNLFQGSPLLKAVTWDPTTPVYDANGNYNLRSIRGIGSLNDNPVFLMNETDLNDFRNRVSGNLNLNYSFTNNFSYSLISGMTLTNFSSQKYLVETPDHKPNTSYNSNANETYQVSNILAWNKDYGKHGIKLTGVYEFSGYQNRNNSFAANQLSLPLGYYLFPAVTSSASQTANTSFNELAIESVMGRAEYNYDQKLLLTATVRNDASSVFQNNKSKVFPSFALAYNFNDLLNENKYLNSVKLRAGYGEVGNAGINPYGSYGLLGNNQYSFDGTSASTGSILVSFNNPDLKWETTKQFNVGLDFGLFDNILNLAIDGYVKNTTDLLLNVPVSNTNGGNNGAVSLLRNVGSIRNKGIDISLSGDILKVNDFTWNSNLNVSFMKNEVVDLYDNLNSIDGTFYAPGGQARPVNVIEKGQPIGQLYGAVFLGTWKTTDNIPTKPGASTPIAKPGDAKYKLDDKFDPVFESIGNGTPKALWGFNNTFTYKNWDLNFFMQAVTGFDVYNLVQASITGGAGDSRSFLAADQVNQWTATNETDIPANSTYYNSSRFVEKGDFIRLSNLNVGYTFKGIKGVDAIKIYAGGQNLFLITNYSGYDPEHTSSTPDGKGNDDVRSGINTGAYPNPRVYNIGVKVTL, from the coding sequence ATGAAAAAACAAATTACAAGGTATTTAAGAAAGAGCTCGTATTTCGTCTTTTTCCTGACATTGATGAGTGTACAGGAATTTTATGCTCAGCAAATCTCAGGCCAAGTTACTGATGAGACCAATCAGGGGGTACCAGGAGTGAATGTACTTAAGCAAGGTTCTGTGTCAGGGATTTCAACTGATATAGACGGTAAGTTTAGTATTGCTGCCAAAGAAGGCGATGTTTTAATGTTTTCGTTTATTGGGTATAATCCTCAAAATATTAAAGTAGGAAAAAATAAGGTTATAAATGTGAAATTAGTACCAAACGTTGCTTCATTAGAAGAAGTTGTAGTAATTGGATATGGAACGGCTAGAAAAAAGGATTTAACAGGAGCTGTTTCACAAATTTCTGCAAAATCTTTTGAAGATCAGCCTTTGAGTAGAGTAGAAGATGCTTTACAAGGTAGAGCATCCGGGGTTACTGTTTCTAAATCAAGTGGAGCTCCTGGAGCAGGTGTTAAAATTAGAATTCGTGGAGTAAACTCGATTACTGGAAATAATGATCCGCTTGTTGTTATAGATGGAATCATTGGAGGTGATTTGCGTTCTATAAATCCAAACGATATAGCCTCTATGGATATCTTGAAGGACGCTTCTTCTACAGCGATATATGGTTCAAGAGGTTCTAATGGAGTCATCATGATTACTACAAAAAGAGGTTCAGGGAAAGCTAAGATTGATGTAGATTATTTTACAACAATTTCCGAAGTACCTCGTTTTCTGGATCAATTAAATGCTGCTGATTTTGCTACAATTGAAAATGCAAGAAGAGTAAGAGTTGGAGGGTCGCCAATTTTTACCGATGCCGACATCAATGAATTAAAAATTAAAGGCGGTACCAATTATCAAGATGAAATTTATAAAGTAGGTATTACTAAGACCTTACAATTGTCAGCTTCGGGTTCCGAAGGTAAGATTAGATACTATTTGTCTGGGAATTATGTTGATCAAGAGGGTATTGTTATTAATACGGGGTATAAAAGAGGGTCATTGCGTGCCAATGTTTCGACAGATGTTACAGATAAATTAAAAGTGACATTGAATTTATTTGGAAGTAAAGAAAATACTAAAAATGATTTAAACGGATTTAACCTTTTTCAAGGTAGTCCACTATTAAAAGCGGTTACTTGGGATCCGACTACTCCTGTTTATGATGCTAATGGAAATTATAATTTAAGGTCAATTAGGGGTATTGGTTCACTTAATGACAATCCTGTTTTTTTAATGAATGAAACGGATTTGAATGACTTTAGAAATAGAGTAAGCGGAAACTTGAATTTAAATTATAGTTTTACTAATAACTTTAGTTATTCATTAATCTCAGGGATGACATTAACGAACTTTTCATCTCAAAAATATTTAGTAGAGACTCCTGACCATAAGCCTAATACTAGTTATAACTCTAATGCAAATGAAACATATCAAGTGTCTAATATTTTAGCATGGAATAAAGATTATGGTAAACATGGAATTAAGTTAACGGGTGTTTATGAATTTTCGGGTTACCAAAATCGAAATAATTCTTTTGCTGCAAACCAATTGAGTTTGCCGTTAGGATATTATCTTTTTCCAGCTGTGACTTCAAGTGCGTCACAAACTGCTAATACTAGTTTTAATGAATTAGCAATCGAATCAGTAATGGGGCGTGCTGAGTATAATTACGACCAAAAATTATTGTTAACTGCTACTGTTCGTAATGATGCTTCGTCTGTTTTTCAAAATAACAAATCAAAAGTTTTTCCATCATTTGCTTTAGCTTATAATTTTAATGATTTGTTAAACGAAAATAAATATTTGAATTCAGTTAAATTAAGAGCTGGATATGGTGAGGTAGGAAATGCAGGTATCAATCCTTATGGTTCTTATGGATTACTTGGTAATAACCAATATTCATTTGATGGGACTTCAGCTTCTACAGGGAGTATATTAGTAAGTTTCAATAACCCAGATTTAAAATGGGAAACTACTAAACAATTTAATGTTGGTCTAGATTTTGGTTTGTTTGATAATATATTAAATTTAGCAATTGATGGTTATGTGAAAAACACAACTGATTTATTATTAAATGTTCCCGTAAGTAATACTAACGGAGGGAATAATGGGGCGGTTAGTTTGCTTAGAAATGTTGGGTCAATAAGAAATAAAGGTATCGACATCTCATTATCAGGTGATATTTTGAAAGTAAATGATTTCACATGGAATTCAAATCTAAATGTGTCATTTATGAAAAATGAAGTTGTGGATTTATATGATAATCTAAATTCTATTGACGGTACCTTCTACGCTCCAGGAGGACAAGCTAGACCCGTAAATGTAATTGAAAAAGGACAGCCAATAGGTCAGTTATATGGTGCTGTGTTTTTGGGAACTTGGAAGACTACAGACAACATTCCTACAAAACCAGGTGCTTCAACTCCTATTGCAAAACCAGGGGATGCTAAATACAAATTAGATGATAAATTTGACCCCGTATTTGAAAGTATAGGGAATGGTACACCTAAAGCACTTTGGGGATTCAACAATACTTTTACGTATAAAAATTGGGATTTAAACTTTTTTATGCAAGCAGTAACAGGTTTTGATGTGTATAATTTAGTTCAAGCTTCGATTACTGGAGGTGCTGGAGATTCAAGAAGTTTTCTAGCAGCTGACCAGGTAAATCAATGGACGGCTACAAATGAAACTGATATTCCTGCCAATTCAACGTATTATAATTCCTCTCGATTTGTAGAAAAAGGAGATTTTATCAGGTTAAGTAATTTAAATGTTGGTTATACATTTAAAGGAATAAAAGGCGTTGATGCAATCAAAATTTATGCAGGAGGTCAAAATTTGTTTTTAATAACAAATTATTCAGGTTACGATCCTGAACATACTTCTTCGACACCAGATGGAAAAGGAAATGATGATGTAAGATCGGGAATTAACACGGGAGCTTATCCAAATCCAAGGGTGTATAATATTGGTGTAAAAGTTACTTTGTAG
- a CDS encoding glycoside hydrolase family 16 protein, which yields MKSYLFLILITTLSFAQPKSKKLVWEEDFKTKELNNKNWNIELGDGCPNCGWGNNERQLYTNENHTLVNGKLVITAKKEGDKYSSTRITTKGKKEFQYGYIEAKAKLPIGHGIWPAFWMLGANIDQVGWPKCGEIDILEYVGKEPKMVFTSLHTQDSHGNTVNTKKTSIDNIEEGYHLYAIDWTKEKIDFFVDNTLVYTFNPINKTEAIWPYNQPFYLIINMAIGGSFGGPEVDDTIFPQDFCIDYIKVYQ from the coding sequence ATGAAAAGCTATTTATTCCTGATTCTCATTACAACTCTGTCTTTTGCGCAGCCAAAAAGTAAAAAATTAGTATGGGAAGAAGATTTTAAAACGAAAGAACTAAACAATAAAAATTGGAACATTGAACTAGGAGATGGATGCCCCAACTGCGGTTGGGGTAATAACGAAAGACAATTGTATACTAATGAAAACCATACATTAGTAAACGGGAAATTAGTTATTACAGCCAAAAAAGAAGGAGATAAATACAGTTCAACTCGTATTACGACCAAAGGGAAAAAAGAATTTCAATATGGTTATATAGAAGCTAAAGCTAAATTACCTATTGGTCATGGAATTTGGCCAGCATTTTGGATGTTGGGGGCAAATATTGACCAAGTTGGATGGCCCAAATGTGGAGAAATAGACATCCTTGAATATGTGGGTAAAGAACCTAAAATGGTCTTTACATCCCTTCATACACAAGACAGCCATGGCAATACTGTCAATACAAAGAAAACTAGTATAGATAATATTGAAGAAGGTTATCATTTGTATGCTATTGATTGGACAAAGGAAAAGATTGATTTCTTTGTAGATAATACATTGGTATATACGTTTAACCCTATCAATAAAACAGAAGCTATTTGGCCTTATAATCAACCTTTTTATTTGATAATTAATATGGCAATAGGAGGAAGTTTTGGAGGTCCAGAAGTGGATGACACCATTTTTCCGCAAGATTTTTGCATTGATTACATCAAAGTTTATCAGTAG
- the bcp gene encoding thioredoxin-dependent thiol peroxidase: protein MTTLKKGDKAPEFWGIDQDGKVHELANYKGKKLVVFFYPKASTPGCTAEACDLRDNFERFQANNYAIIGVSADSAKAQAKFKEKYHFPFPLLADEDKEVIEAFGVWGPKKFMGREYDGIHRTTFIIDENGIIEEVIEKVKTKEHAAQILKE, encoded by the coding sequence ATGACAACACTTAAAAAAGGCGATAAAGCACCCGAATTTTGGGGAATTGACCAAGATGGAAAAGTTCATGAATTAGCCAATTACAAAGGAAAAAAATTAGTAGTTTTCTTTTACCCAAAAGCCAGCACTCCTGGATGTACTGCCGAAGCCTGTGATTTAAGAGATAATTTTGAACGCTTTCAAGCGAATAATTATGCTATAATTGGAGTTAGTGCTGATTCGGCCAAAGCACAAGCCAAATTCAAAGAAAAATATCATTTCCCATTTCCCTTATTGGCCGATGAAGACAAAGAAGTCATTGAAGCTTTTGGCGTTTGGGGGCCTAAAAAATTCATGGGACGCGAGTATGATGGAATTCATAGAACAACCTTTATCATCGACGAAAACGGAATCATTGAAGAAGTAATCGAAAAGGTGAAAACTAAAGAGCACGCTGCTCAAATTTTAAAGGAATAA
- a CDS encoding TonB-dependent receptor — protein MGTEIKLKGDKVIEQIPSIKDKALRINLNENIYGTFAEIGAGQETVRHFFRAGGSSGTIAKAMSAYDKDFSDAVYGEERDGRYVTESRLKKMLSHEVGLIEKRLNREKHPNKMFFSYANTVATIDFAKQFKGHGWVGISYQIEPDEDYNEIILHIRFKETDVRLQQETLGILGVNLIYGAYYKYDDPKKLLRYLYDHLDKDQLEIDTINFSGPRFKDVDNRLMSLQLVKNGMTDAVMFNPNGKNILPAAILYKKNILALRGSFRPVTKVNMDMYKRSLNMFLKEKKVEEKNTLVIFEITLSNLRSDGEIDERDFMDRAELLCSLGQTVMISNFQEYYKVVEYFSNYTKARMGLAMGVNNLVDIFDEKYYRHLSGGILEAFGKLFFRDMKVFLYPMYDEEGVLTTSQNLKVHPRMKELYKFFKFNGKVIDIEDFDPDNLEVFSREVLKMIHNGKPGWERMLPVGIADLIKKDCLFGYEPNKSLEENH, from the coding sequence ATGGGTACTGAAATAAAATTAAAGGGTGACAAAGTCATCGAACAAATACCTTCTATAAAGGACAAGGCACTTCGCATCAACTTAAACGAAAACATTTACGGTACTTTTGCCGAAATTGGTGCCGGACAAGAAACAGTGAGACACTTTTTTAGAGCCGGAGGTTCGTCAGGTACAATTGCAAAAGCCATGTCTGCTTACGACAAAGACTTTAGTGACGCCGTTTACGGCGAAGAACGCGATGGTCGTTATGTAACCGAAAGCCGTCTTAAAAAAATGCTAAGTCATGAGGTAGGCCTAATCGAAAAAAGGCTTAACCGTGAAAAACATCCTAATAAAATGTTTTTTAGTTATGCCAATACCGTAGCTACGATTGATTTTGCTAAACAATTCAAAGGACACGGATGGGTAGGAATAAGCTACCAAATCGAACCTGATGAAGATTACAACGAAATTATCCTTCACATCCGTTTTAAGGAAACTGATGTACGATTGCAACAAGAAACTTTAGGTATTCTTGGGGTAAACTTAATTTACGGGGCTTATTACAAATACGATGACCCTAAAAAATTGTTGCGCTACTTGTATGACCACCTTGACAAAGACCAACTTGAAATTGACACCATTAACTTCTCGGGGCCAAGATTTAAGGATGTAGACAACCGTTTGATGAGTTTACAACTGGTAAAAAACGGAATGACAGATGCGGTTATGTTCAACCCAAATGGAAAAAACATTTTACCAGCAGCTATTTTATACAAAAAAAATATTTTGGCGCTAAGAGGAAGCTTCCGTCCTGTAACCAAGGTAAACATGGACATGTACAAGCGTTCCTTGAATATGTTCCTTAAAGAAAAGAAGGTTGAAGAGAAGAACACTTTGGTAATTTTCGAAATCACACTTTCAAATTTACGCTCTGATGGTGAAATTGACGAACGTGATTTTATGGATCGAGCCGAATTGCTTTGTTCACTTGGTCAAACGGTAATGATTTCGAATTTCCAAGAATACTACAAAGTGGTTGAATATTTCTCTAACTACACCAAAGCTCGTATGGGATTAGCTATGGGAGTAAATAACTTAGTTGATATTTTTGATGAGAAATATTACCGCCATTTGAGTGGTGGAATACTGGAAGCTTTTGGAAAACTATTCTTCAGAGATATGAAAGTATTTTTATATCCAATGTATGATGAAGAAGGAGTATTAACCACTTCACAAAACTTAAAAGTACATCCACGAATGAAAGAGTTATACAAATTCTTTAAATTCAATGGAAAAGTAATTGATATTGAGGATTTCGACCCTGATAATCTAGAAGTGTTTTCTAGAGAGGTGTTGAAAATGATCCATAACGGTAAACCTGGATGGGAACGTATGCTTCCTGTAGGTATTGCCGACTTAATCAAAAAAGACTGTCTATTTGGTTATGAACCCAATAAATCTTTAGAAGAAAATCATTAA